The following coding sequences lie in one Kryptolebias marmoratus isolate JLee-2015 linkage group LG5, ASM164957v2, whole genome shotgun sequence genomic window:
- the LOC108238734 gene encoding heat shock factor-binding protein 1-like protein 1 — protein sequence MKTTMSKTDCKAARDMTEVMETTMQQLQGRFQAISEQLESKIDQMGTRIVDLEKNVAELMEQAGMEEQPSSK from the exons ATGAAAACTACGATGTCAAAAACAGACTGTAAAGCTGCGCGAGACATGACCGAGGTG ATGGAGACGACGATGCAGCAGCTCCAGGGGCGATTTCAGGCCATATCTGAACAGCTGGAGTCAAAGA TCGATCAGATGGGAACTCGCATCGTCGACCTGGAGAAGAACGTAGCCGAGCTCATGGAGCAAGCCGGCATGGAGGAGCAGCCCAGTTCAAAGTAA